One region of Oncorhynchus nerka isolate Pitt River linkage group LG22, Oner_Uvic_2.0, whole genome shotgun sequence genomic DNA includes:
- the LOC115104783 gene encoding uracil phosphoribosyltransferase homolog: MSSTKHVRFNSCGNSVLPKLLPLNDQIRELQTIIRDNSSKMCTPRNLKFSTVSIMGPLMRMGACLAWFLLKFTISSFVLLTLRKRLFPWHHAIRLVVEEGLNQLPYSECTVTTPTGHKYDGVKFEKGNCGVSIMRSGEAMEQGLRDCCRSIHIGKILIQSDKDTQKIKVYNAKFPLDINRRKVLLMYPIPTTYGSSCQVWITNRLNTVLTPPRDKEFRSLSLIESTASLMVVSIIQEFPEITILTTEVYPVAPTHFGQRYLGTD, from the exons ATGAGCAGCACCAAGCATGTTCGGTTTAATAGCTGCGGCAACAGCGTCCTGCCA AAACTGCTTCCTTTGAATGACCAAATTCGAGAATTACAGACCATCATTAGAGACAA CTCCTCGaagatgtgtacgccgaggaacttgaagtttTCGACCGTCTCCATCATGGGCCCGTTGATGAGGATGGGGGCGTGCCTAGCCTGGTTCCTCCTGAAGTTCACAATCAgctcttttgttttgctgacattgaggaagaggttgtttcCCTGGCACCACGCC ATCAGACTAGTGGTTGAAGAGGGACTCAATCAGCTGCCATACAGCGAGTGTACAGTGACCACTCCCACAG GGCATAAGTATGATGGCGTGAAGTTTGAGAAAGGCAACTGCGGTGTCAGCATTATGAGAAGCG gcgagGCCATGGAGCAGGGACTCCGAGACTGCTGCAGGTCCATCCATATCGGTAAGATCCTCATCCAGAGTGACAAGGACACCCAGAAGATCAAAGTTTACAACGCCAAGTTCCCCCTAGATATCAACAGGAGGAAAGTCCTCCTAATGTATCCCATTCCCACTACGTATGGATCATCATGTCAAGTATGGATCACCAACAGACTCAATACTGTACTAACTCCTCCTCGGGACAAAGAGTTCAGGT ccctcaGTCTTATTGAAAGCACTGCAAGTCTAATGGTTGTGTCCATCATTCAAGAGTTCCCAGAAATCACCATACTGACCACCGAGGTGTACCCTGTGGCTCCCACACACTTTGGCCAGAGATACCTTGGGACAGACTAG